A portion of the Polaribacter cellanae genome contains these proteins:
- a CDS encoding geranylgeranylglycerol-phosphate geranylgeranyltransferase — translation MSISKAKQITFKFFSLFSAVRGYNILVLVLAQYLAAIFIFSPSKSLREVVFDLHLLYLVLACVFVIAGGYIINNFYDAKVDKINRPLKAGLDSYVKQSTKLRLYFLLNFTGFAFGILISWRAALFFSIYIFGIWLYSHKLKKHPFIGVISATILTILPFFAVFVYYGNFSKIIFLHAIFLFLVIMVRELIKDLENLKGALANNYATFPVVYGEKKTKQFSILLLIFTVFPIAILLNYASLSYMQYYFYFALIILIFVGFYLWKSNSKNQYRILHNTLKLLLLIGVLCLIFIDTSLLLEKVINRLN, via the coding sequence ATGAGTATCTCAAAAGCAAAACAAATTACATTTAAATTCTTTAGTTTATTTTCGGCTGTAAGAGGTTATAATATTTTAGTTTTAGTTTTAGCACAATATTTAGCAGCTATTTTTATTTTCTCGCCATCAAAATCCTTAAGAGAAGTTGTTTTCGATTTACACCTATTATATTTAGTATTGGCTTGCGTTTTTGTAATTGCTGGTGGCTATATTATTAATAATTTTTACGATGCAAAGGTCGATAAAATTAACAGACCTCTAAAAGCAGGTTTAGATAGTTATGTAAAACAGTCTACAAAATTAAGGCTTTATTTCTTATTAAATTTTACAGGTTTTGCTTTTGGAATTTTAATTTCTTGGAGAGCAGCATTGTTTTTTTCAATTTATATTTTTGGAATTTGGTTGTATTCTCACAAGTTAAAAAAACACCCTTTTATTGGCGTAATTTCTGCGACTATTCTAACAATACTACCATTTTTTGCAGTATTTGTTTATTATGGTAATTTTTCAAAAATAATTTTCTTGCATGCAATTTTTTTGTTTTTAGTGATTATGGTACGAGAACTAATTAAAGATTTAGAAAACTTAAAAGGAGCCTTAGCAAACAATTATGCAACATTTCCAGTGGTTTATGGAGAAAAAAAAACAAAACAATTTTCTATTCTATTGTTAATTTTTACTGTATTTCCGATCGCAATTTTATTGAATTATGCCTCATTAAGTTATATGCAATATTATTTTTATTTCGCATTAATTATTTTAATTTTCGTTGGTTTTTACTTGTGGAAATCAAATTCAAAAAATCAATATAGAATACTACATAATACTTTAAAATTGCTTTTATTAATTGGGGTTTTATGTTTAATTTTTATTGATACTTCTTTACTTTTAGAAAAGGTTATTAATCGATTGAATTAA
- a CDS encoding pseudouridine synthase, producing the protein MKSDRNSSRGRQEGKKSVPLSRKRKKTTTSKESGAPRKEFKKMKEAPKANESAGIRLNKYIANSGICSRREADTYIEHGSVEVNGKLVTEMGYKVQPNDIVKFDGTSITPEQKKYVLLNKPKNYITTMDDDRGRKTVMELIANASKERIYPVGRLDRNTTGLLLFTNDGDLAKKLTHPKHNVRKLYHASLDRKLDLKDLEKLRGDVVIEGRKVFIDAVSYVDGESKSEVGIEIHSGRNRIVRKIFEHVGYKVNKLDRVIFAELTKKNLPRGRWRELTNQEVSNLQMLK; encoded by the coding sequence ATGAAATCAGATAGAAACTCGTCGAGAGGACGACAAGAAGGCAAGAAAAGTGTGCCTCTAAGTCGTAAAAGAAAAAAAACTACAACTTCTAAGGAGTCAGGTGCTCCAAGAAAAGAATTTAAAAAGATGAAAGAAGCTCCAAAAGCTAATGAATCTGCAGGAATTCGTTTAAACAAATACATTGCGAACTCAGGAATTTGCTCACGTCGTGAAGCGGATACCTATATCGAGCATGGAAGTGTAGAGGTAAATGGAAAATTAGTAACGGAAATGGGGTACAAAGTTCAACCGAATGACATTGTAAAATTCGATGGAACTTCCATTACTCCAGAGCAAAAAAAGTACGTACTTTTAAACAAGCCAAAGAATTACATTACAACAATGGATGATGATCGAGGAAGAAAAACGGTTATGGAATTGATAGCAAATGCATCCAAAGAAAGAATTTATCCTGTTGGACGTTTGGATAGAAACACTACAGGTTTATTGTTGTTTACAAATGATGGAGATTTGGCAAAGAAATTAACGCATCCAAAACACAATGTTCGTAAATTATACCACGCTTCCTTAGATAGAAAGTTAGATTTAAAAGATTTAGAAAAACTTAGAGGAGATGTGGTTATTGAGGGAAGAAAAGTATTTATTGATGCTGTTTCTTACGTAGATGGAGAATCGAAAAGTGAAGTCGGAATCGAAATTCATTCAGGTAGAAACAGAATTGTTCGTAAAATTTTCGAACATGTAGGTTACAAAGTAAATAAATTAGACCGAGTAATTTTTGCTGAATTAACAAAGAAAAACTTGCCAAGAGGAAGATGGAGAGAATTAACAAACCAAGAAGTTAGTAATCTTCAAATGTTAAAATAA
- the hutG gene encoding formimidoylglutamase has translation MSFFNNLKVDYSAGNIKDWTGRKTALENQYWYQNIQVSNIKNENFNDEIHIGLIGYSCDEGVRRNQGRVGAKKGPASVRNKLGKIPIHFNNRNIVDFGDIICVDNHLEDCQKALSKTISKLISNNVLPIAIGGGHDIAYANFSGIKDVLKNSTKNNIGIINFDAHFDLRTVETQPNSGTPFNQILSEYKDVSYFAIGIQQQSNTKELFEIATKNNVSYVSNFECEMFSEDLKNKLNSFIKTVDYLYITIDLDGFSSAFATGVSAPSPLGFSPNFVCKALEFLFESKKIISCDIAELNPAFDVDNNTANLAAKLLDFMVLNA, from the coding sequence ATGAGTTTTTTCAATAACTTAAAAGTTGATTATTCTGCTGGTAATATAAAAGATTGGACTGGTAGAAAAACAGCTCTTGAAAATCAATATTGGTATCAAAATATTCAAGTTTCAAATATTAAAAATGAAAATTTTAATGATGAAATACATATTGGATTAATAGGATATTCTTGTGATGAAGGTGTTCGAAGAAACCAAGGTAGAGTTGGTGCAAAAAAAGGTCCTGCAAGTGTTCGAAATAAATTAGGAAAAATTCCAATTCATTTCAACAATAGAAATATCGTAGATTTTGGAGACATCATTTGTGTTGATAATCATTTAGAAGATTGCCAAAAAGCGCTTTCAAAAACCATTAGCAAACTAATTTCTAACAATGTTTTGCCAATTGCAATTGGTGGTGGTCATGATATTGCTTATGCTAATTTTTCAGGAATTAAAGATGTTTTAAAAAACTCAACAAAAAATAACATAGGAATTATAAATTTTGATGCGCATTTCGATTTAAGAACTGTTGAAACGCAACCAAATTCAGGCACTCCTTTCAATCAAATTTTATCAGAATATAAAGATGTTTCTTATTTTGCTATTGGAATTCAGCAACAATCTAATACCAAAGAATTATTTGAAATTGCTACTAAAAACAACGTTTCTTATGTTTCTAATTTTGAATGCGAAATGTTTTCCGAGGATTTAAAAAACAAACTGAATTCATTTATCAAAACAGTAGATTATTTATACATCACCATCGATTTAGATGGTTTTTCATCAGCATTTGCAACTGGCGTAAGTGCTCCTTCTCCACTTGGTTTTAGCCCAAACTTTGTGTGCAAAGCTTTAGAATTTTTATTCGAAAGTAAAAAAATAATTTCTTGCGATATTGCAGAGTTAAATCCAGCTTTTGATGTTGACAACAATACTGCCAATTTAGCCGCAAAATTGTTGGATTTTATGGTTTTAAACGCATAA
- the hutI gene encoding imidazolonepropionase produces MNLLFKNIKELIQVRKTHVNFLSGKEMSILPTIKNAFLLVENGLISDFGDMKDCPKINIKTIDATGKMILPSWCDSHTHLVFAGNRENEFVDRINGLSYEKIAKNGGGILNSAKRLQQTSEEDVYNQSKVRLEEIIQLGTGAVEIKSGYGLTKDAELKMLRVIKKLKENYPIEIKATFLGAHAVPAEYKKNKRGYLQMLINDILPTIQKENLADFIDIFCETGYFSVEDTQQILEAGKKYGLTGKIHVNQFTAIGGIQVGVENKALSVDHLEEMRAEDIAVLKNTKTMPVALPACSYFLSIPYTPARKMIDTGLPLALATDYNPGSSPSGNMNFVVATACVKMNMTPKEAINAATINGAYAMNSQNEVGSITKGKLANLILTKEINSYNFIPYSFGNHQIEKVFLKGKEILKS; encoded by the coding sequence ATGAACCTCCTTTTTAAAAATATCAAAGAATTAATTCAGGTAAGAAAAACACATGTTAATTTTCTCTCAGGAAAAGAAATGAGCATTTTACCCACCATAAAAAACGCTTTTTTATTGGTTGAAAACGGACTGATTTCAGATTTTGGTGATATGAAAGATTGCCCAAAAATTAATATAAAAACGATTGATGCAACAGGAAAAATGATTTTACCTTCTTGGTGCGATTCACATACGCATTTAGTTTTTGCTGGCAATAGAGAAAATGAATTTGTCGATAGAATAAATGGACTTTCATACGAAAAAATCGCTAAAAATGGTGGTGGCATTTTAAATTCAGCAAAAAGACTACAACAAACTTCGGAAGAAGATGTATACAACCAAAGTAAAGTTCGTTTGGAAGAAATTATCCAATTAGGAACTGGTGCTGTCGAAATTAAATCGGGTTATGGTTTAACGAAAGACGCCGAATTAAAAATGCTGAGAGTCATTAAAAAACTAAAAGAAAATTATCCAATTGAAATAAAAGCTACTTTTTTAGGTGCACACGCTGTTCCTGCCGAATATAAAAAAAACAAAAGGGGTTATTTACAAATGTTAATTAACGACATTCTACCAACCATTCAAAAAGAAAATTTGGCAGATTTTATAGATATTTTTTGTGAAACTGGTTATTTTTCTGTGGAAGACACTCAACAAATTTTAGAAGCTGGAAAAAAATATGGATTGACTGGGAAAATTCATGTCAATCAGTTTACAGCTATTGGAGGCATACAAGTTGGCGTGGAAAATAAAGCGCTTTCTGTAGATCATTTAGAAGAAATGAGAGCAGAAGATATTGCAGTTTTAAAAAACACCAAAACAATGCCAGTCGCTTTACCTGCTTGTTCTTATTTTTTAAGCATTCCTTATACACCTGCAAGAAAAATGATAGATACTGGTTTGCCTTTAGCCTTGGCAACAGATTACAATCCTGGTTCTTCGCCTTCTGGAAACATGAATTTTGTTGTTGCTACTGCCTGCGTAAAGATGAATATGACTCCAAAAGAAGCCATAAATGCTGCAACAATTAATGGTGCTTATGCTATGAATTCTCAAAATGAAGTGGGTTCTATTACCAAAGGAAAATTGGCAAATCTAATATTAACAAAAGAAATTAATTCTTATAACTTTATTCCTTATTCTTTTGGAAATCATCAAATTGAAAAAGTATTTTTAAAAGGAAAAGAAATTTTAAAATCTTAA
- a CDS encoding urocanate hydratase: MTFKELILQGIPAKLPTKKNYPKDANRAPKRKDILSLKEKQLALKNALRYFPKDWHKELSVEFADELKEFGRIYMYRFKPDYKIFARDISEYPAKTQQAAAIMLMIQNNLNPDVAQHPEELITYGGNGAVFQNWAQYLLVMQYLAEMTDEQTLHLYSGHPMGLFPSSKNAPRVVVTNGMVIPNYSKPNDWEKMNALGVSQYGQMTAGSFMYIGPQGIVHGTTITVMNAFRKILKKGENPNGKIFLTAGLGGMSGAQPKAGNIAGCITICAEVNPKAATKRHEQGWVDVLINDIDLLVERTLKAQQNKEVVSIAFIGNIIDVWERFDEENIFIHIGSDQTSLHIPWTGGYYPADVSYEESNILIKENPELFKEKVQASLRRHAKSINNHTKKGTYFFDYGNAFLLEASRAGAAVMAKNNIDFKYPSYVQDILGPMCFDYGFGPFRWVCASGKPEDLDKTDEIAANVLQEIMENSPEEIQLQMQDNITWIQNAKNNKMVVGSQARILYADAEGRVKIATAFNNAIKNGKIGSIILGRDHHDVSGTDSPFRETSNIYDGSKFTADMAIHNVIGDSFRGATWVSIHNGGGVGWGEVINGGFGMLLDGTKEAEEKLKNMLFYDVNNGIARRSWARNNEAIFAIKREMERTPNLKITLPNFVEENLLKELF, translated from the coding sequence ATGACATTTAAAGAACTAATTTTACAAGGAATTCCAGCAAAACTTCCAACTAAAAAAAACTATCCAAAAGACGCAAATAGAGCCCCAAAAAGGAAGGATATTTTGTCGTTAAAAGAAAAACAATTAGCACTAAAAAATGCGCTGCGCTATTTTCCAAAAGATTGGCACAAAGAATTATCTGTGGAATTTGCGGATGAATTAAAGGAATTTGGTAGAATTTATATGTACAGATTTAAACCAGATTACAAAATATTTGCACGAGATATTTCAGAATATCCTGCAAAAACCCAACAAGCAGCAGCAATTATGTTAATGATTCAAAATAATTTGAATCCTGATGTTGCACAACATCCAGAAGAATTAATTACCTATGGAGGAAATGGTGCCGTTTTTCAAAATTGGGCACAATATCTTTTAGTGATGCAATATTTAGCGGAAATGACGGACGAACAAACTTTGCATTTGTATTCTGGACACCCAATGGGTTTATTTCCATCTTCTAAAAACGCACCAAGAGTTGTGGTTACAAACGGAATGGTAATCCCAAATTACTCAAAACCAAATGATTGGGAAAAAATGAATGCATTAGGCGTTTCTCAATATGGACAAATGACAGCTGGTTCTTTTATGTATATTGGCCCACAAGGAATTGTGCATGGAACTACGATTACAGTGATGAATGCTTTCAGAAAAATTTTAAAAAAGGGTGAAAACCCGAATGGAAAAATCTTTTTAACTGCTGGTTTAGGAGGTATGAGTGGGGCACAGCCAAAAGCTGGAAATATTGCTGGCTGTATTACAATTTGCGCGGAAGTAAACCCAAAAGCAGCTACAAAAAGACACGAACAAGGTTGGGTAGATGTTTTAATTAATGATATTGATTTGTTAGTTGAAAGAACTTTAAAAGCACAACAAAATAAAGAAGTCGTTTCCATCGCATTTATTGGAAATATAATTGATGTTTGGGAACGTTTCGACGAAGAAAATATTTTTATTCATATTGGCTCGGACCAAACATCGCTTCATATTCCTTGGACTGGTGGTTATTATCCTGCTGATGTATCTTACGAAGAATCGAATATTCTAATCAAGGAAAACCCAGAACTTTTTAAAGAAAAAGTGCAAGCATCTTTACGAAGACATGCAAAATCCATTAACAATCATACGAAAAAAGGAACCTACTTTTTCGATTATGGAAACGCTTTTTTATTGGAAGCTTCCAGAGCTGGAGCAGCTGTAATGGCAAAAAATAATATCGATTTTAAATATCCTTCTTACGTGCAAGATATTTTAGGACCTATGTGTTTCGATTATGGTTTTGGACCTTTTAGATGGGTTTGTGCGTCTGGAAAACCAGAAGATTTAGACAAAACAGACGAAATCGCTGCCAATGTTTTGCAAGAAATTATGGAGAATTCTCCTGAAGAAATTCAATTGCAAATGCAAGACAACATCACTTGGATACAAAATGCGAAAAACAATAAAATGGTTGTCGGTTCGCAAGCAAGAATTTTATATGCAGATGCAGAAGGTCGTGTAAAAATAGCCACAGCTTTTAACAATGCTATTAAAAATGGCAAAATTGGCTCAATAATTTTAGGAAGAGATCATCATGATGTAAGTGGAACAGATTCTCCTTTTAGAGAAACTTCCAATATTTATGACGGAAGTAAATTCACAGCAGACATGGCAATACACAATGTTATTGGCGACAGTTTTAGAGGCGCAACTTGGGTTTCCATCCATAATGGTGGTGGTGTTGGTTGGGGAGAAGTAATTAATGGTGGTTTTGGAATGTTGTTAGATGGTACAAAAGAAGCCGAAGAAAAATTAAAAAACATGCTTTTTTATGATGTAAATAACGGAATCGCAAGAAGAAGTTGGGCAAGAAACAATGAAGCTATTTTCGCCATTAAAAGAGAAATGGAAAGAACACCAAATTTAAAAATTACTTTGCCTAACTTCGTGGAAGAAAATCTTTTAAAAGAATTATTTTAA
- the hutH gene encoding histidine ammonia-lyase has translation MFKYGIDTLTTDKVIAISNGKLKGFINDEAKERIISCRKKVETITKNNKAVYGINTGFGPLCDVQISPKQTNQLQTNLLITHAVGVGENIDKNISKIMMICKVHALCQGYSGIRLKLIERIIYFIENDLLPTVPKQGSVGASGDLAPLSHLFLPLIGEGDFWIDNKIIPAKEVLKNHNLKPLELHAKEGLGLINGTQFILAHTIIGLKKMEYLLDLADVSGAMSIEGYKGSASPFKEELHKIRPFKGSLKVAERMRMLFENSQNITSHENCERVQDPYSMRCIPQVHGASRNAFYHLQELAEIEMNSVTDNPIVLSETEAISGGNFHGQPLAMALDYCSIAASELGNIADRRCYLLLEGKYGLPRLLTKSGGLNSGFMIPQYTTAALVTENKSLCFPPSADSIPTSLGQEDHVSMGSISGRQFNEILENLEKIVAIELMYAAQALEFRRPNTFSSIIEKNHAIIREKVDKLEDDRLLKDDINHMILLVKTQKLIVK, from the coding sequence ATGTTTAAATACGGAATAGATACACTTACCACAGATAAAGTAATTGCCATTTCTAATGGTAAATTAAAAGGTTTTATTAATGATGAAGCAAAAGAAAGAATAATTTCTTGTAGAAAAAAGGTAGAAACCATCACTAAAAACAACAAAGCTGTTTATGGAATAAACACTGGTTTTGGCCCTTTATGTGATGTGCAGATTTCTCCTAAGCAAACAAACCAACTTCAAACCAATTTATTAATTACACACGCAGTTGGTGTTGGTGAAAATATTGACAAAAACATCTCTAAAATAATGATGATTTGCAAAGTTCATGCTTTGTGCCAAGGGTATTCTGGTATTCGATTAAAACTGATTGAACGTATTATTTATTTTATTGAAAACGACTTATTGCCAACCGTTCCAAAACAAGGTTCTGTAGGCGCATCAGGTGATTTAGCGCCACTTTCTCATTTATTTTTACCATTAATTGGTGAAGGCGATTTTTGGATTGATAATAAAATTATTCCTGCAAAAGAAGTATTAAAAAACCACAATTTAAAACCTTTAGAATTACATGCAAAAGAGGGTTTAGGTTTGATAAATGGAACGCAATTTATTTTAGCACACACCATAATCGGACTCAAAAAAATGGAATATTTGTTAGATTTAGCCGATGTTTCTGGAGCAATGAGTATCGAAGGTTACAAAGGAAGCGCCTCTCCATTTAAAGAAGAGTTACACAAGATACGCCCTTTTAAAGGCAGTTTAAAAGTAGCAGAAAGAATGAGAATGTTGTTCGAAAATTCTCAAAACATTACTTCTCATGAAAATTGCGAACGTGTACAAGACCCTTATTCGATGCGTTGTATTCCGCAAGTTCACGGGGCGAGTAGAAACGCTTTTTATCATTTACAAGAATTGGCAGAAATAGAAATGAATTCTGTGACAGACAACCCAATTGTTTTAAGTGAAACTGAAGCAATTTCTGGAGGAAATTTTCATGGACAGCCTTTGGCAATGGCGTTAGATTATTGCTCCATTGCAGCATCCGAATTAGGAAATATTGCAGACAGACGTTGTTATTTATTATTAGAAGGCAAATATGGTTTGCCAAGATTATTAACCAAAAGTGGTGGCTTAAATTCTGGTTTTATGATTCCTCAATACACCACTGCAGCTTTAGTTACAGAGAATAAATCGTTGTGCTTCCCTCCTTCTGCAGATAGCATTCCAACTTCTTTAGGGCAAGAAGACCATGTTTCTATGGGAAGTATTTCTGGGAGACAATTCAATGAAATTTTAGAAAATTTAGAGAAAATAGTAGCGATTGAATTAATGTACGCTGCACAAGCATTAGAATTTAGAAGACCCAATACTTTTTCTTCGATTATTGAAAAAAATCATGCAATTATTAGAGAAAAAGTTGATAAATTAGAAGACGATAGGCTTTTAAAAGACGACATCAATCACATGATTCTGTTAGTAAAAACACAAAAATTAATTGTAAAATAG